A stretch of Octopus bimaculoides isolate UCB-OBI-ISO-001 chromosome 23, ASM119413v2, whole genome shotgun sequence DNA encodes these proteins:
- the LOC106871096 gene encoding uncharacterized protein LOC106871096 isoform X2: protein MTDSSSQPASKMHVLMPLVEQGLINSDLELQTFQVQELIRAITKQQIDNVHSNDLVKLKYTNIIGKSLLKAQNIYDRGLMHEALGIMSNNWENISFLMKKGIEAPSDGRTYGVYYEITLKASDILMLCHPRDSRQFFQACLQNSMLFGNEEEQAFMNIAYGVSLTDLPGYGGYNEAMVHYKKALDVLKSRNSQYRQALLYNSMALNAYMQSSYVEALNFAEKGYNMTITDASPQMVKDAKIKCASTLAYSLSFIGYYDKCEKILKENLKEISVMNTLVLSKMLNTMGVNYERNGSQCDKAFEFYNAALSERLKIVTVNPKISVISYCNVAKLLSREYGRHSKALQLLFSAKDIQKKHRWLHMDTSLILRYISDVYLRIVFIYQPPPPPLPPPLPPLPLLPLLLPSPPLPP from the exons ATGACTGATTCTTCTAGTCAACCAGCTTCCAAGATGCATGTTCTGATGCCGCTTGTTGAACAAGGTTTGATCAATTCAGATTTAGAATTACAGACTTTCCAAGTACAAGAATTAATACGTGCAATTACTAAACAACAGATAGACAATGTACACAGCAATGATTTGGTAAAgctcaaatatacaaacattattgGGAAAAGTTTGCTGAAGGCTCAAAATATTTATGATAGAGGTCTCATGCATGAAGCACTTGGAATAATGAGCAATAActgggaaaatatttcatttctgatGAAGAAAGGGATTGAAGCACCCTCAGATGGTAGGACATATGGAGTTTATTATGAG ATAACATTAAAAGCCTCAGATATACTGATGCTATGTCACCCTAGAGATTCAAGGCAGTTTTTCCAAGCATGTCTACAAAACTCCATGTTGTTTGGCAATGAAGAAGAACAAGCTTTTATGAATATAGCATATGGTGTATCCTTGACAGATTTACCAG GTTATGGAGGATACAATGAAGCCATGGTGCACTACAAGAAGGCTTTGGATGTATTGAAATCAAGAAACAGCCAGTACCGACAAGCGCTGCTGTACAATAGCATGGCTCTCAATGCCTATATGCAAAGCAGTTATGTGGAAGCCTTGAA TTTTGCAGAAAAGGGTTACAATATGACCATTACTGATGCGAGCCCACAAATGGTGAAGGATGCGAAGATCAAATGTGCCTCTACCCTGGCCTACAGTCTCTCATTCATTG GTTATTATGATAAATgtgagaaaatattgaaagaaaacttAAAGGAAATATCAGTCATGAATACTCTTGTTTTATCTAAAATGTTGAATACAATGGGTGTTAATTACGAAAGGA ATGGTTCACAATGTGACAAAGCATTTGAATTCTATAATGCTGCACTTAGTGAAAGATTGAAAATTGTTACCGTAAATCCCAAAATATCTGTGATATCATACTGTAATGTAGCAAAGTTATTATCCCGCGAGTATGGCAGACACA GTAAAGCACTACAACTCCTGTTCAGTGCCAAGGATATCCAAAAGAAGCATAGATGGCTACACATGGACACCTCCTTGATATTGCGTTACATTAGTGATGTGTATTTGAGAAT